The Oryzias melastigma strain HK-1 linkage group LG15, ASM292280v2, whole genome shotgun sequence genome includes the window TCCCTCACTATGTTGAGTTTCACCTGTTGCAGACGTTTCTCTGtggaatttctttttattatttttactgcacactgcattctgattggctttCAATctcaatcagatctttgtttctaTTCTATAATCCTAGAATTATTTTAAGGTTTGAACTCAACAAGAGTTTCaacaagagaaaagtgtgaaaatgtttgtgtctgtgtgagaaAATAGTCCCCGAATGAACTTCAGAACCGCCTGACCTGCTAATGAAGCCGTTAACCAGAAGAAAAGCTGAGACACAGACGAGCtcgtaaatattttatttgtttccagGCAGAGCGTAGAATCGGTCCGGTGAATGTTCTCAGATCAAATCAGAACAGTGACAGAGAGATCTGGAGCCGACCACGTCCTCGTGGCAAACAggtttgattctgtttttcaaaaattgtcacatttttttgttttgatcaacacaaataaaaaccttcaaaatgaTTGACGGCCCGGACGCCGTTTCCCTGTGCTCATAGGCTTGACTGAGCAGCACGAGTTCATGAAGAcgtaaaactgttttcatggCAGTCCTTGTGTCAATACGCAGAGCAGAAGTGCTGACCTACAGCAAAGGATTATGGGTCAGAAATGACCCACATGTTTACAGTTTCAGATATCAGGATAATGGAATAGGAAACCCAGAGAACTCTCAGAGGAATTTCAGGATTGTACGATGAtcatcttccaatcaggagggaTTTAGAGTGAAAGACACAGCGCCACCATCAGGAGGGTTTTGAGACGCTCTGGAGTCTCAGGCGCCTGCGTGTCAAAGCCTCCTGCTTCTTCCTCTCGATGTCGGCGGCAGAACATCTCGCCGTCTTCAGGCTGGACACGACAACTGAAATTTGAGAAGAAAGATTGTTAATAAagctttgaggaaaaaatacaGGAACTGTATTCACTCACTATTGTCAGGCGGGCCAAATCTATCAAATTCAGAAATCTAGGGCCCTGAAAATTTCCCATAATTCTCTCCACAAAACAGTTTGGGCTGAGTTTTGAAAATCGGTTTTGAAAAGCTCCTTTTCAAGAGACACTGTATTCTCCGCACTAGAATGCTCTGCGGCCATAACGATCTGTATTAGGACATTAAACGAGACGGAGTCAGAGAGTCCGTCAGTCCTCAAGAACTCTGTTGACAGGAAGTTTTaaactgtgttcacactgaacacaatTCATCCCAAGTTTGCCTTGGATGCCTGTCCCAAAATGTGTTCAGTAAAAACGATGCTCCAgacgtgtgtgggaggagctactgtcagatgtttttagcctgatcgctacatggagcatTGTCTGTGTTTATCTCATTTACAGTGATTGGAAGACACGCCTGGCGTAgagagatcagatttatttatttaaaaagttcagaaaaacatCGATAATCCCATCTCCATGTCTAGGGTCATGACATCATCCAGAGACTTTCTCAGTCCGATGAACTTCACTTCTGCTGCAGGAGCTACATCAAGGTTAGCCACGCCAGAAAAGTTAGTGAGGTTAGCCAGGTCAGAAAGGTTAGCGAGGTTAGCCACGCCAGAAAAGTTAGTGAGATTAGCTACGTCAGAAAAGTTAGCTAGGTTAGCCAGGTCAGAAAGGTTAGCTTGGTTAGCCACATTGGAAAAGTTGGCTAGGTTAGCTACGTCAGAAACGTTTGCTAGGTTAGCCAGGTCAGAAAGGTTAGCAAGGTTAGCCACGATAGAAAAGCAAGATaggttagccacattagaaaaGTTAGCGAGGTTAACCATGTCAGAAAAGTTTGCTAGGACGGCCATGTTAGACAAATTAGCTAGGTTAGCCACGTCAGAAAGGTTTGTTAGATTAGCCATATCAGAAAGATTAGCGAGATTAGCCATGATAGAAAAGTTAGCGAGGTTAGCCATGTCAGGAAGGTTAGCTAGGTTAGCCACGTCAGAAACATTAGCTtggttagccacgttagaaaaGTTAGCAaggttagccatgttagaaaaGTTAGCTtggttagccatgttagaaaaGTTAGCTaggttagccatgttagaaaaGTTAGCTtggttagccacgttagaaaaGTTAGCTtggttagccacgttagaaaaGTTAGCTaggttagccacgttagaaaaGTTAGCGaggttagccacgttagaaaaGTTAGCGAGGTTAGCTATGTTTGAAAAGTTAGCTtggttagccatgttagaaaagttagccatgttagccatgttagaaaaGTTAGCTtggttagccatgttagaaaagttagccatgttagaaaaGTTAGCTaggttagccatgttagaatatcttcatttcttgtattttagAGAACAATCAGCTTCTCCTGGTAGAACTTATTTAAACACCAATGTCTCttcttctaaaaatatttctgtgttaCAAACTAAGATAAACGTCTTGCTCGGCTTCAGCTCCGCTAATATCGAACTTGTACCTTTGCTGCTCATGAGTGCAGAGTCGGACATGTTCCTCTTAAACGTGGCGTGATTCGAGTTTGGGGGCGCTCCGGCCCGTCCAGCCTGGAGAGCGGTGGAGGAGCTCCTACTCTGGTTGAACTGTCCCAGACTGAGCGTGGCGCTTTGACACGGCCTCGGATTGGCTCCGCCTCCGGTGGGGAGGTCCCATCCCTGGAAGCTGATGGTCTGACCGCTGCTCTCCGGTAGGGAGTTGGAGCGAGCGAAAGCTCCCGGTCGCCTAGCTTTAGCGGCGGCCGCGTGAACCGGGGGGTGCCGCTGGGTCCCCTGCAGTCCCTCTGGTGGGATGTCCTGGTGCTGATACCGGTTGGAGATCATTTCCATGGAATCACAGGCCTGGCAGAGCAGCGCATCGTCCTCATCGCCCCATGAACTGTCAGAAATCTGCTTGTCTGGCTCCTTGGAGGATCTGGTTTGGCCGGGTTGCAGAGAGGAGGTTCTGTCTACAGTGGAAGGCTGCAGTTTGGGCCGCACGGCAGTGAAACCAGAACCTGAAACCTCTTTGGGTTGGAAGTGAGGATTAGGTGCCAGGCGGAAAGTGCTTCGCGTGGTGGCTTTAGGTTTCAGACAAGCTTCTTCCAGAGCGCCGCAGCTTCTTCTGCTGCCTGTGGACGCCGGCGGCAAACCCAGCGGCTCCTTCGGATCCTCGGTCAGTTTTAGGACAAGCGAGTCGTTGAGGAGATCATCGTTCTCCCAGTCATCCTCAAAGTCGTCCCAGTGGTCGTCTGCCCCCGTCTGCCGTACAGTACCGCTGTCAGCTGACCCGGCGGGATGCTCTTTGGCGTCTTGGGAAAAAACCTCACTCAGCCGCCCGCTGACCGCCTGAGTGGAGCAGTCAAAGAGggcctgaagctccgcctccgtCTGATCCTTCTTCAGATCCCTGTCGGTGGTGTTCGCCGCCTGGTGGAGGCCGTCTTCATCCAAAGCCTCGCCGTCTCTCTGCATGTTTTCATCAAACTGTCTGGCCAGCTTCAGCAGGTTCTCCACGCTGCTGCGACTGCAAAAGGTCACAGCGTTAGAACCAAAAGACCCAGTTTTCCCAAACTGATGACCCACATGCCGGATCACAGACCGAGCAGACTTCTTCCTGGCTCTTGTTTTTGGGATCTCCGGCGTGTGCGAGAGGGCGCCGTCGTCGATCCACTGCAGCAGAGGTGACTCTTTCCCTTTGGACTTCTGAGAAAAAGAACCAGAAAAAAGCTCAAAGATCACACGAAATCTGCCAGAAAATATCTTTTTGTCCTCCGTAAACGAGGGTTTGTGACCGTTCCACTGAAACGCAATTTCAATTTAGTGGAGTTTCTACAATAGAGAGCGGACAGTTCATTAACGGTCTACTTCAGAACggatgtcaaacatacggcAAACCGAACTATGAGGCGCATTAGCACTTAGCCAAGTTAGAAGCGTTagcacattagaagtgttagccagattagaagtgttagccagaTTAGAACTGTTAGCCAGATTAGAAGtgctagccacattagaagtgttagccacattagaagcgttagcacactagaagtgttagccagattagaagtgttagccacatcagaagtgttagccacattagaagtgctagccacattagaagtgctagccacattaaaagtgttagccacattaaaagTGTTAGCACATTAGAAGtgctagccacattagaagtgttagccagaTTAGAAGtgctagccacattagaagtgctagccacattagaagtgttagccacattagaagcgttagcacattagaagtgttagccagattagaagtgttagctgtgatagaagcattagccacattagaagagctagccacattagaagtgttagccagaTTAGAAGTGCTAGCCACATTAAAAGTGTTAGCCAGATTAGAAtagttagccacattagaagtgttagctgtgatagaagcattagccacattagaagtgctagccacattagaagtgttagccacattaaaagtgttagccacattaaaagTGTTAGCACATTAGAAGtgctagccacattagaagtgttagccagaTTAGAAGTGCTAGCCACATTAAAAGTGTTAGCCAGATTAGAAtagttagccacattagaagtgttagctgtgatagaagcattagccacattagaagtgttagccacattagaagtgttagccacattaaaagtgttagccacattagaagtgttagccacattagaagcgttagccacattagaagtgctAGCTGCgatagaagcattagccacagTTCGACATGGTTTTAGTGTATTCACCAAAACACCCGACCAGACATCGTGACAGAGCTCCCAGTTCCTCTCAGAATTGCTCTGACATCAGTAAACAAACCAGAATGAATCCTGtcgatttattaaaaaaaagttaaggcTTTTCTCTGTGCCTTAtcgtgcagaaaatatggtaattagGGTTACCATGGCAATATTGTTGGCAACAAGTTCTCCTGAAAACACCGACCTTTGGGGCAATACGGCTGACGATGTCGGATATTTCCACTCCTCTGCCGTTTCTGTGTCCCGACCCTAAAAGGAAAGACTCTATTTGTTTAGCGCAGCTGTTGTCAAAGCGAGGAAgggcagggggcggggcctacCCGCTGGAGGGGGGGAGGTGCAGTCCCAGAAGATGTCTTGTGACATTTCCACATCTCCGGGAGAGTCTCCGCTGTTGAAGGCCAGGAAGTGTCTGGTGTCTGCCCCTCGGCGCCGAGGACTCTGCAAGTCTGAGCGGGAAAGTTTCCATCCAAGATGTCAGTGCGAGATTCAAGGAAAAACACGGAGAACGCTGCAGACGAATCGTAGCTTATGCAAAACTGGCTGTTTTCTTCTGTCGGAGCAAACACCAACTTTAACTAGAACTTCCAGTTTTGGTGAGGTCACATCACTACTTCTGTCAAAGTGTTTGTCAAAAgtaaagtttaatttaagtaaGAGTCTGGAAAAAGAAGCGATAGAGGGAGTACAGGTTTCAGAGTTACTTCAGGCCCAAATCATGAAGCTACCAccgtgttggagccagaaagggtcggcagtgattggtccgagtcagtctgagtcatcgtttctatggcaatggtctcaccaatcaggagtaagcttgtgggaaggccacacccctataactttaaaaaaacattcaatgtgAGACCGCCCACTTGTACTGAAACagctgattggtccgtttataactttatttgaggtacaaaaatatttaaaaaatcagattatgGTTAAAATGTCTCCGGTCCAGAACGAtgattctgaccaacagaatgaccGATAACAGAGCTTATCTCTACACAGAAGTCTATGGCATTTTGGCTTCCTGgacccacttcctgtttggaactccagggggcggagtcactctgtccagttctcatatacagtcaagcTCTAAAGCGGCTGGTTTCAAAAATGACCTTCAGCACAAAAACTACTGTTGAGTACACAAACGCTACTTcagtaaataaaaccaaaccagAGAATTACTATGACAACCAACGACTGAACCCGCGCGCGTGCGCCGCACATCCCTCCGCCCATCACCGATTGATAACGGTACGTACGCGATAGCGTGCACACGTCCCTCCACAGCTCCGAGAAGTTGGAGCTCTGCGCTGCGACGGCGCGCGGTTCCGGTGGTTCCGGTTCCGACATGACTCACGCGGGCGGCATGCTTCCGTCCTTCCGTTAAACGGAAGCAGAACCGAGAGTTCGGACCCGAACTTTGATGTTAATCCAATTAATGCGCGATCAGGTAAACACGGCCGCCATGCTCTCCTGTGACATCAACAAACTACGGGTGCCGACGAGGGATCCTCGCTGGAGACAAAAGTCACACTAGAAGGTATTTCCATTGACAGTATAGATTACGATCTACGGGTATTTCTGTcctctctttttaaattaatgataTATTatcattaattttaaaaaatcgaaGTTATCTTTGACTGAAATGCGGTCATCTTAAAGAAAATAAGGAGAACTAACGTCCTGGTTTAACTTTATCCTTCTGATCCAAACTCTAGATTTATTGTAAGCACAGGAGAGGTTTTAGttgattgtaattttttaatccCCCCAAATAATTGAGAACGTTTTAAATGtgtcatatttttataaacaatgttttttatttttcccagctatattaatttgacatcttttctttgtgtgtttgttttggtgaAAACAACAATGTATTGTCATTACTGTGTAAAAGTGTGTAATTGTGTGAAGGAAGTGAGGTTTGTAAagtatttaagtattttcaTAAAAGGGGAAAGTATGTTTATATAACTATAAAGCTTTACCATTTGCTCTCTTTATGTGAATTTACCAGACAAAGTTTAAAATCTTATTTACTCCTTTATTTGCTGATATTTAAATCCTTGTAAtgaaattgatttaaatcaagTAATCAcctttttggggtatttttctaaattcatttcatttcaaaaagcAATGAACTCGTACAACAAAAGTCTATCATTTTGTGGTGTGGATTTATGGAATGGTTGAATGaaggtttaaaacaaagcaaaagtttacatttatttaacaaaaatacacaagacCTGAAATGATCATTATAAACATAAGAGTAAATGTGCATAGGTGTCAAACAGAAGGTAATTTGGagagtttttgagaaaaaaaaactttaaatatatatttgtaacaAAAGTTGTTGCAAAAAGGGTGAGACTGCACAAGACTTTCCTTCTACTTACTGCTTTTCAAACACACTGTTTgctatatttgtattttttaaatattgtgtttattttcattttgtttttgaaacaaaatacataaataaaaaacttcctTAATAATGAAGCAGAAGCTGCATAATTTGTTGTTTATGAACtggagtttttttctattttattttgtgaatcaCATTCAATCCTGAGGAAAATAATGAAGCAGGTTGATGTGACACGTGCAGATGTCCAGCATCAGCTGTGCATGTTTCCTCAGAGCGTGGGATCAGGTCTGGCCTTCATCAGCCAGAGTCTTCTTCAGTCATTTCCAGCATGAAGCACTAGATGGTGCCTGTAAACCTCTCTGGGTTTTCAGTCACAGCGTGGGGAGTAGAACCTCTGCGTGCTTAgcagaaatctgtttttgaaatgcttttattttgcaggAGTGATGCAGTAAATCTGCAGGGATCGACTGCTGTGATCAGTTTCATGTGGACAGAAGTTCTTCCCCATCAGATGCTTTCCTTTCACAGAACGCCAAAACCTTTTGGATCATCAGCAGAAACCTGGACTTTACTGACTTACAGGATCATCAGTAAATATTTAAGCTCCAGTATAAGTTGGGGGGGGCGAAGGAACAGCTACATGTTTAAAGGagcgtttttattttaaatatcggCTTCAAGGTTTTAGCAGAAAGAACgtaagtttgatgttttttatgcgGTTTCAATCATTCCATGATATAACGGTGAACCATCCTCTAGTATAATGTGCCTGAGCTCAATAATTAGCTTTAAGCagaatatcattgatgtaaataAGACAGAAATGTCCAGAAAGGTTTTTATGACTCTAATTAATCATTGCTTAACCCATAGTTGTCGGggttatttttgtgtaaaatttccTGAAATAATTTATCCTTAGAACTGTTTTTGTGCAGACGTTCGATGTCCGTCTTCCCTCTCTTCTAAACTGATGTTTCCAAAACGCTGGACAGGACAGTTAAAAAAGTTCctccaaataaataatttgtcattAATTAATAATTCGTGTccaaaatgttgcatttgtgGGAACATGAGTATTTATTAGACAATTTAGAATTTTGTTGTCAACtcaatttaaatgtatgtatataGACCAATAAAACAACACAGTCGTCTCTGTGGACTTTATACTAGtaattatcaaaaaatataaaatcactcataaaacataaacaacagcAGATTATTAAACTAAACTGAACTGAACATCCTTCTGACTTAGTTTTAAATTGCACTAATTTTTTATCACAAATGAGTGTTTTGCAGTCACAAATAGGAATTTTCATTGGGTAAATTTAAGATAATTTTCATAATAATTGACAATAATTCTACAATGAAAGTTAATTCTTGATAGCAATTGTTGaggttgtttttgttcaaaaaacactttttttgattTCTAATAAAGACCAAAcattaagaaacaaaataaaaatgtataaatgcaaaatcaaagacaaaCTCAAAACAAGACAGAACCAGGAGGAAGTCCTCTGACAAACAaaagatatttatattaaattgatattaatatatatatatatttattagtgtgtttttatattctttatGCCTATTATATTGTACTCTTTTTCTAGTGTAAaccactttgggcctccttggctggtggtggaaggtgctttataaatgaatgaatgatccAAGGATTTATTCTCGGAGGATCAGGattatatttcaaaattaaaatcgTTTATGTTACATTGAATGAAGACTTTAATATTGTGGGTCACCTCCATGCTAACGTCTGTAATCAGCTGCTGGTGTTGGTGAGTCCCGGTGAGTTTGGAGCTGCAGAGGTCTGAGGATCGGACAGCAAACTGGGTTAAATTCAGAATAACTGCTGATGGAGTCAGACATGAATgtcagtggatgcagtttgaatgtttgtgttttgatggtTTCTGTGGAACAGAACCAGAGGAATGAGTTAGCCCGACACGACCAAACCCTCTCCGTCTGTGTGGTTCTGGTTGGTGCCTGCAGGTCGCTGTGGTTCTGGCTGGTTCTGGTTGGTGCCTGCAGGCCGCTGTGGTTCTGGCTGGTTCTGGTTGGTGCCTGTAGGTCGTTGTGGTTCTGGCTGGTTCTGGTTGGTGCCTGCAGGTCGCTGCCACGTTAGCGGCGCTGCCCCCGCTGCTGTGAAGGAGGTTAACCGTTNNNNNNNNNNNNNNNNNNNNNNNNNNNNNNNNNNNNNNNNNNNNNNNNNGCcgtgtcccccccccccccgaatATATGCAGCTCATCTCGGGGGTATCAGTATTGCCCTGTCGAGCATGCCGTGTCATTTCCCGCCGCCGCAAAGATCCACAGCCCTGGGGGGTGGGAGGGTCTGCAAGCGTAACACCCGCTGTCACAGCCAACGCGCACGTTTCCCACAACTGATGGTTAGACGGTGGAAGAAAGGGCACGCATGTGTCAGCCTGGATCTGCTGTCAGCGAGGTCTGCCCCCCCATGAAGAAGGTGAAGCCGaaggctgcagcaggaggaggcgCTCCTCTCCTTACCGGCCTCCTCCTGCTGGTTCCGCCTGGCTTGTTTAGAGCCAATTAAGAAGCTAATTGTGGGTTTGGGAGGACGGGCTGCTTCAGGAGAACACCGAGATCTGCCGGCTAATCGccagagcagctgctgctgtttatgAAGGAGGAGAGGACATGCCGGGGGATCGTCGCCGCCGAGGAGGACCCTCTTTGAATAAATAAGGGGCTGGTGTTGGAATGGAGAGGGGAGATCCCAGAGTTCCTCTGCCAGACCCCCCCAGGGCTGCGCTGATGACAGTTAGCATGTGGCAGAGCGCGCCGCCGTGGACGCCGTCCAGAAAGCCGGCTGACTGAGCCAGCCTCGGCGAGCTGGGACTCCATCCGGTTCTTTGGTGTCTGGCGGTGGCCGCAGCTGAAGCCGCTGCGTCACAGCcagtggggggggggcatcGCTGCTGAAACAAAGACCCAGAGGGTTTTCCCGCTCTGAAGGAATGAAGGATGGAGAGCACCGAGCTGGATCGACATGATGCTGCCCAACCCAGAGTCGGCCTCACAGCTGCTGGATCTGATGGTTGACGTTTGTGGTGTTTCCAACACGTACTTGTAGTGtttgtctgatgatggaggacatttataaagaaaataaagctctaAATACCATTACTGAGTCGTtcaaagacctctgggaatgtTCTTATGACAGATCAGAAGATGGCCTGTTATAATGATAGTATAATGATACATATAAATACACActacatatataatatataatgaTACACACATCTATGTACATATAGTATACATATAAATACACActacatatataatatataatgaTACACACATCTATGTACATATagtatacatacatatataaagtatatttatATACAGTGTGTGTAtaaatagtatatatatatatgtgtgtaaatatatttgtatataagTAGTATAAGTATATATACGTAATGTATGTATATACCAGTATATGTAATgtctgtaaattaaaataaagacaattatgATGATagttaattaaactttaatgaatcgtgcagcctctgtcctttaTTAgattctggtattaaaacaagtttaacctttaacaccagagctccagagtttatgttatttgatttactgaaacttttcaaccgttaacatgagaATTCCATCTTCTTGAGAAGGAGAAAGGCGGTTtgatgagctgcttttctccttcacaatctactggaatgttaacggttgaaaagggacagtatgtttaagattttgtgaTTAGATGTCACCGGCGCCgccttaggtgttaaagggttaaatcaaatgaggtcagcatctgacacaaggaactatttttcattaaaaataaagttttgttctcgctgactcaaatataaaaaaatagtacattttttggtgctgaacgctcacaactttgttcaattttactacactctgacatataatacactcaacaaaaatatatacgcaacactttgtttttgctcccatttttcatgagatggacttGAAGATCTAAAATTCATTTCAGATACACAgtattaacatttttctcaaacattgttcacaaatctgtcaaaatgtgtgatagtgagcacttgTGCTTggctgagataatccatcccacctcacaggtgtgccacatcaagatgctgatctgacatcatgattattgcacaggtgtgccttagactgcccaaaataaaagacatcttgatgtggcacactTTTGCatgtgcttttagcatatggtgttcacacaggtctTCTGCTTTCCGATGCCACCCAAACGTCACCAGTagatccaagtccctgattggtcaaagctcaacTGGTTTAATATTCAGTGGCTGCATGTTTTATACGCGTGGctcaaaaacagacttaaaatcTTGCGTAGTGATGCATGAAAACGAGAGTTTTGGACGCAGAAGCCTGAGATGCTCATAGGAGCGTTTACATACTCTCCACTGCGTTTCAGAGGTCGATATGAACGCCGCGTTATTCCATGGACCGAGTTCTTCTGGAGGTCACAGTTTCAGCTCCTCTGACCGTCAGGATCCTTCGTTCATATCGGGCTTGTGGTCTGAGGACAAGTTCAACCATTTTTCAGTGCAAAAAAATCTAACCTTCAAATCTTCTGTCTGTAATGAAATAAGTAATTTTAGTAGATCCAATTAACCTCTGTCTGGACCCCCTCAGGGCTGGGTTTAGCATAGATTCAACGGAGGCACCGCTCCGCCACAGCGCTGCTTCAGGTGGTCTGGGACCGTCGTGCCGCCATCCTCGTGCTGTTCATGGAAAACCGTTAAACAGATCCACACGCGGCGGGTCACCGGCGGGACAGACGCCGGTTCTctgctggggggtgggggtgcagcagctcctgactgctcatttattctgtttatCATAGCAAAGCCGATGATAAATGTCCCTCAGAGTGCATGCGCTAAAATATTCATCAATCGGAGTCCCCTAATTTGCAGAGGAGGAAAAGCCATAAATTCCAATGTGAGCGGCAGCCGGCTGCATCTGCATGAATATGCAGCAGCACGTGTGGGACGTTAAGATGGATCTGAGCGCGTGCACCGCCCGCCCGCCATCCCACCGCGCGGCGAGGTGTGAGGCGAAGGTGAGAACGTGGGAGACGGCATGCAAATTCCACCAACAAAGCCTCCAGCCGTCTTCTGCTAAAGTCTTCGCTGATGAACGGCGGAGTGGGACGAACTTCAGCTATCTGAAAAATTACCCATCATGCTTCAGTTCTGTCCAAACACACTCGATCGGTGGTTTTCctcctttgttttcctttacaCTCTTTCTCCTCTCAGGTGTGCAGGAGGGGGGTTCCTGTGGAGTCCTTTCTCATGGGGAAGAGATGACAGGAAGTCAGCCAGATG containing:
- the si:dkey-78p8.1 gene encoding uncharacterized protein si:dkey-78p8.1 isoform X1 produces the protein MSEPEPPEPRAVAAQSSNFSELWRDVCTLSHLQSPRRRGADTRHFLAFNSGDSPGDVEMSQDIFWDCTSPPPAGSGHRNGRGVEISDIVSRIAPKKSKGKESPLLQWIDDGALSHTPEIPKTRARKKSARRSSVENLLKLARQFDENMQRDGEALDEDGLHQAANTTDRDLKKDQTEAELQALFDCSTQAVSGRLSEVFSQDAKEHPAGSADSGTVRQTGADDHWDDFEDDWENDDLLNDSLVLKLTEDPKEPLGLPPASTGSRRSCGALEEACLKPKATTRSTFRLAPNPHFQPKEVSGSGFTAVRPKLQPSTVDRTSSLQPGQTRSSKEPDKQISDSSWGDEDDALLCQACDSMEMISNRYQHQDIPPEGLQGTQRHPPVHAAAAKARRPGAFARSNSLPESSGQTISFQGWDLPTGGGANPRPCQSATLSLGQFNQSRSSSTALQAGRAGAPPNSNHATFKRNMSDSALMSSKVVVSSLKTARCSAADIERKKQEALTRRRLRLQSVSKPS
- the si:dkey-78p8.1 gene encoding uncharacterized protein si:dkey-78p8.1 isoform X2 translates to MWKCHKTSSGTAPPPLQRKSKGKESPLLQWIDDGALSHTPEIPKTRARKKSARRSSVENLLKLARQFDENMQRDGEALDEDGLHQAANTTDRDLKKDQTEAELQALFDCSTQAVSGRLSEVFSQDAKEHPAGSADSGTVRQTGADDHWDDFEDDWENDDLLNDSLVLKLTEDPKEPLGLPPASTGSRRSCGALEEACLKPKATTRSTFRLAPNPHFQPKEVSGSGFTAVRPKLQPSTVDRTSSLQPGQTRSSKEPDKQISDSSWGDEDDALLCQACDSMEMISNRYQHQDIPPEGLQGTQRHPPVHAAAAKARRPGAFARSNSLPESSGQTISFQGWDLPTGGGANPRPCQSATLSLGQFNQSRSSSTALQAGRAGAPPNSNHATFKRNMSDSALMSSKVVVSSLKTARCSAADIERKKQEALTRRRLRLQSVSKPS